The following are encoded together in the Triticum dicoccoides isolate Atlit2015 ecotype Zavitan chromosome 6B, WEW_v2.0, whole genome shotgun sequence genome:
- the LOC119324111 gene encoding uncharacterized protein LOC119324111, translated as MPLLPPAAPPLPLSSHRLGLPFLTLPSPAGRPLRRGDLAIRMGGGPRTFPGGVSKWQWKRMQARKAKQLLKARLARERQLYEMRKRAELRDAVVHLERPWDPDSAPVSAAALAPNLLSVAADDQLRGLADRFHRPGGVDLWNDRDGPQVFASPDTGLASARFFPRDAVHSVQPYARLGAGARAEGAQGVRQNDAVEDAVEDAYGYSEPAVQLMERDGMWEPVIALEGGDGNNSSHRSWTHDDDDAISDSDDEEDVDFGHQRQAMVRRDGRRDGETASTMRVGSERGRHWRGHGSFSDSESRRKGHPDQRWSDRSSGSRRKPPDARWKPWNGEGGNAIGKDRTGGGSFSDSEVSRRGSEPKSRARNREDTMDAVVKWKLSYDSHGNVVRKVRVGGEFDSNSDSGRGDKVEPKWGAPNRSSPSENRRGRAGLKYRPNAKSGERPGGYTRGHNGDERDQFGNGFASDLEEPTWNPRKKNEARNSNGSREYNSDMKSRFRSGGSGAARRIDSTRPVMNADREDGRGRRSRGDGYSLRPTSELHSSMDRNGGR; from the coding sequence ATGCCGCTCCTCCCGCCGgcggcgccgccgctgccgctctcCTCTCACCGCCTGGGCCTCCCCTTTCTCACACTCCCCTCGCCCGCCGGCCGCCCCCTCCGCCGCGGGGACCTCGCCATCCGCATGGGCGGCGGGCCGCGCACGTTCCCGGGCGGCGTCTCCAAGTGGCAGTGGAAGCGCATGCAGGCCCGGAAGGCGAAGCAGCTCCTCAAGGCCCGCCTCGCCCGCGAGCGCCAACTCTACGAGATGCGCAAGCGCGCCGAGCTCCGCGACGCCGTCGTCCACCTCGAGCGGCCCTGGGACCCCGACTCGGCCCCCGTCTCCGCCGCCGCGCTGGCGCCCAACCTCCTctccgtcgccgccgacgaccagCTCAGGGGCCTCGCCGACCGCTTCCACCGCCCCGGCGGCGTCGACCTCTGGAACGACCGCGACGGGCCCCAGGTCTTCGCGTCCCCGGACACGGGCTTGGCCTCCGCGCGCTTCTTCCCCAGGGACGCCGTCCACAGCGTCCAGCCCTACGCCCGCCTCGGCGCCGGCGCCAGAGCCGAGGGCGCGCAAGGTGTTCGGCAGAATGACGCTGTGGAGGACGCTGTGGAGGACGCGTATGGTTACAGCGAGCCTGCGGTCCAGCTGATGGAAAGAGATGGGATGTGGGAGCCGGTGATTGCTTTGGAAGGTGGAGATGGTAACAATTCGAGCCACAGGAGTTGgactcatgatgatgatgatgctatttCTGATTCAGACGACGAAGAGGATGTTGATTTTGGACACCAACGACAGGCAATGGTAAGACGAGATGGAAGAAGGGATGGTGAAACTGCAAGCACTATGCGTGTTGGAAGCGAGAGGGGCAGGCATTGGAGAGGTCATGGTTCCTTTTCAGATTCAGAAAGCAGAAGAAAAGGTCATCCTGATCAAAGATGGTCAGACAGAAGTAGTGGGAGTAGAAGGAAACCTCCCGACGCAAGATGGAAGCCTTGGAACGGCGAGGGAGGTAACGCCATTGGGAAGGACCGAACAGGTGGCGGTTCTTTCTCGGACTCAGAGGTGAGCCGCCGTGGTTCTGAGCCAAAATCAAGGGCAAGGAATAGAGAGGACACAATGGACGCCGTGGTGAAGTGGAAACTCTCGTACGATAGCCATGGCAATGTGGTAAGAAAGGTTCGCGTTGGTGGTGAATTTGATTCAAATTCAGACAGTGGAAGGGGCGACAAAGTGGAACCAAAATGGGGAGCCCCGAATAGGTCTAGTCCAAGTGAGAACCGAAGAGGTCGAGCAGGGCTGAAATATAGGCCTAATGCCAAAAGTGGCGAAAGGCCAGGAGGATACACGAGGGGTCACAATGGTGATGAAAGGGATCAATTTGGTAACGGCTTTGCCTCGGACTTGGAGGAGCCGACATGGAAcccaagaaaaaagaacgaagctagGAACAGCAATGGCAGCAGAGAGTACAACAGTGATATGAAAAGTAGATTCAGGAGCGGTGGAAGCGGGGCTGCAAGACGGATAGACAGTACTCGTCCTGTGATGAACGCCGACAGAGAAGATGGAAGAGGGCGGCGGTCGAGGGGAGATGGATACTCGCTACGACCAACATCGGAATTGCACAGCTCGATGGACCGGAATGGGGGACGGTAG